DNA from Desulfarculus baarsii DSM 2075:
GGCTCCATGGTCTTGCCGAGCCTGGATCTGCGCAAGCGCTTCGGGGCCCTGGAGCTGACCTCCATCACCGCCTTTGTCGACACCAAATACGACATGCTGCTGGACCAGGACATGAGCCCATTGGACGCCATCATCCTGGATTATCAAGAGGACTATCAGACCTTCTCCGAAGAGCTGCGTATCGCCACCACCGACCAGAACGCGGTCTGGCAAGGCATGGCCGGCCTCTATCTGATGCATCAAAAGGGAACCTACGACATGGACTTCCAGTTCGGCTCCCAGGGCGCGTATTTTGGAAGTATTCCCGGCATGTATCAAAAATCAGACTCCGAGCTGACCACCGACAACGCGGCCCTGTTCGGCCAGGTGCAATACCGTCCCTGGGAAAAGGTTGAATTCACCGCCGCCCTGAGGATGGACTGGGAGCGGGTCAAGGTGGATTGGAACACCGCCTACGGCCTGAACGGGACCACATACGGCACGGACAAATATGACGCCGACCAGGATTGGCTGGCCCTGTTGCCCCGGATCAGCGCCGCCTATCTGCTCGCCACCGATCAGCGCATCTACGCCACCATCTACCAGGGCTATCGCTCCGGGGCCTATAACGTGCTCAGCACCAGCCGCGATGTCATCGAGCACAGCGTTGACCCGGAATACACCACCACCTATGAGGCTGGCTACAAGGCCGCCCTGTTCGACAAGCGGCTGAGTTTGCGCGCGGCGATATTTTACGTGGACTGGCGCGACATTCAGCTCTCCGTGGTCAAGGACGGCCTGGTGGTCCTGCAAAACGCCGGCAAGGCCCACAGCTATGGCCTGGAGACCGAGGTTGGCTGGCAGGTTCTGCCCGGCCTGAACATCCTGGCCTCGCTGGGGCTCATTTCGGCCGAATTTGATGAATACAACGGTCACTCCAGCGGCGAGAATCTTTCGGGCAACGATATCCCCAACACGCCCAACTATAAATTCGCCCTGGGCGGCGTCTATCGCCACGCCAGCGGCCTGTTCGCCCAGGCCAGCGCGTCGTGGATCGGCAAGAAATATCTGGAAGAAACCAACGGTTACCAGCAAGACGCCTATGTCTTGATCGACGCCAAAACCGGTTACGAGGCCGAGCGCTGGGCGGCTTACATCTGGGGTCAAAACCTGGCCGACGAGTTGTACGTGGTGCGCGCCCTGGATTTCTACGGCATGGGCTACTACGGTCGCACCGGCCAGCCCCTGGCGGTGGGCGTCGAACTGCAATGGCGCTTCTAGCGGCGGTCCGCCGGGGCCGCGCCAAGGGAAAAGAGGGCGTTGATGACTAGCATCTTGAGCAGGTTCATCGATTCGACGGCCAAACGGCCCCAGGGCAAGTGGGCGCGTCAATACTATGGCGAACCGAAAAGCCACATGAAGGCCTTTGCCCAGACCATGGAAGCCCTGGCCCCGCGGCCCGATGACGCGCACCTGGAGATCGGCTGCGGCGGCGGTTATTTCTTGGGCATGATCCAACCCAAGGTGGCTCGGGTGGCGGCCATCGATCACAGCCCGGAGATGGTGGAGGTGGCCCGCCGGGCCAACCACGACGCCGTGGCCGCCGGCTTGGCCGAGATCGTCCAGGGCGACGCCGAGCGCCTGCCCTGGCCCGACGACAGCTTCACCTGCTCGGCCAACACCTCGATGTGGTTTTTTCTGGAGCATCCCGAGCGGGTGCTGGCCGAGCTGCGCCGGGTGCTCAAGCCCGGCGGCCGCCTGGTCATCACCACCATACGCCGTTCGTGGTTCAACCGCCTGGTCTGGGCCCTTTACGGCCTGCGCCTTTACAGCAACCGGCAGATGGCGCGGATGCTGGGCGACAGCGGCTTTTGCGAGATCGAAGTTGTCTCCAAGGGCCTCATGGGCCAGATCGTCACGGCCCGCAAGCCGGCCGCGTCGGTCCAGGGCCAGGACAAGGCCAACCATGCGCGCCCATAGAAAATATATTCTGCTTTCGGGCCTCTACATCGCCCAGACTCTGCCCGGCCATTTTTTTGGCAACGTCCTTCCGGTGATCATGCGCGGCCAGGGGGCCAGCCTGGCCAGCATCGGTTTTTTGCAGATCATCGCCTTGCCCTGGCTGCTCAAGTTTTTGTGGGCCCCGCTGGTGGACCGGGCCACCGCCCCCGGCGGGCGCTATGCCAGGGTCATCGTGGCCTTGCAACTGATGTTTTGCCTGTGCACGGCCGCCTTGGCCCTGGTGGGCCTGGAGCGCCAGCTGCCCCTGGCGCTGGGCCTGATGGCCCTTTCCTATGTTTTCGCCGCCACCCAGGATATCGCCACCGACGCCCTGGCGGTGCGTTTGTTGAATGACGAAGAAAGGGGGCCCGGCAACGCCGCCCAGACCGGCGGCAACATGCTGGGGGCCCTGCTGGGCTCCGGCGGGGCGCTGATCGCCTATCAATACTTGGGCTGGGCCGGGGTCATGCTGGCGATGGCCCTGGCCCTGCTGTTGCCGCTGGCCCCCCTGGGTTGGCTGGCGTCAGCCATCCCGGCGCGGCCGGGCGCGGGCGGCGAGGCCGGCGCCACGGGCTGGTCGGGCTTTTTTCGCCAAAGGGGGGCCGGACGCTGGACGCTGATGATGCTGATCTCCTACGGCGGCAGCATGGCCTGCGTCATGATAACCAAGCCGTTGATGGTCGATCTGGGCTTTTCGGCGGCGCGCATCGGCCTGTTGACGGGCGTGCACGGCGTGGGCGTGGGCCTGCTGGGCGCGGTGGCCGCCGGCTGGCTGATCCCCAGGCTGGGCCGTCTGGCCGTGCTGCGCGGCGGTTGCCTGCTGGGCGCCGTGGCCGCCGTGGCCATGCTGCCCCTGGCCTGGGGCCAGACGGACACGGCCTATCTGCTGGCGGCCATTGGCCTGGGCGGCCTGGGGTTCGCCGCCACCATGACGGCCATCAACACCATCGCCATGGATTTCACCCGGCCGGGCCACGAAGGGGCCGACTACAGTTTGCAGATAGCCATCTCCATGATCGGCGGCGGCGTGCTGATGGGCTCCAGCGGCTGGCTGGCCCAGGAGATGGGCTATGACGGCGTGTTTTCGCTCTGCGGCGCGCTCTGCCTGGCGGCGGCGGGGCTGGTTTCGCCACTCTGCGGCCGCCAATTGGCGAGGCGCTCGGCGGGTGGGGTCGGGTTGCTCAGCCGCGCCGGGCGCGGAGATATTGGCCGGGCGTGAGCCCGAAGCGCCGCTTGAAGCAGCGGTTGAGGTGACTTTGATCGCAAAAGCCCGCCAGCAAGGCGGCCTCGGCGATGGAGCAGCCAGCGCCGAGCAACTCCCGCGCCCGGTCCAGGCGGGCCTGGCGCAACCACTCGAACACCGTCACGCCGTAGGCCTGCTTGAAGCAGATGTTGAGCTTGCCGTGACTCATGCCCGCCTCGCGGGCCATGTCGAGCAGCGACGGCTGATCGTGGAGGTTGGCGCCAAGCATTTCCAGCACCCGCCGCAAGCCGGCCCTGTCGGCCCGATCCATGGCCCGCGCCGGCCCGGCATGGCGGTGCGACTCGATGAACTGCTCCATCTGAAGTCCCAGCAATTCCAGTACCTTGGCCTCGGTGAACAGGCCGGCGCAAGGCGAGTCCCGGCGGATGGCCAGGATGTCGCGCAACACGGCGTTCATGGGGGCGGTTATAGTCGCGGGCAGCACGAAGCCGTTGGATGATCTCGCGCCCTTGACCAGATCGCGCAGTTGGTCGGGCAGGGCCGGGGAGATGTCTTCGGCCAACTGGCCGAAAAGCCGGGGAGAGACGTCCACCGACAGGCCCAGGACGTGGTCGCCCGCCTGGTAATGGCCCTGGGATATGGTGTGCGGCAGAAACAGCACCCCGCCGCGGCCGGCCAGGTTGGGCGAGTTGAAAAAACGCCTGCGCCCCTGGTCGATGACCGTGTGCACGCGGCCCTTTAGCATGTAGCCAAAGTGCAGGGCGGAGGCCTCGCGCGAAAAACGCAAGGTCATCTCGCCCGTGGGCCGGAAATCCTGGATGATCAACTCCAGGCCCTCCCGCAGCGGCACGTGCGTCAACGCGGCCGCGGCCATTTGGGTCTGGCCGTCGGTCGCGGCGAAGTTGACGCACGGCCAAGCCTCGGCGGGCGGCGTTGCCGCTGGCTCTTGCGCATCGCATGTGCATATCAAGTTAGACAACATATATTTTCTTGTATAAGACAAACAATTCGCCTATGTTTAGCCAAAAAAGCGCGGCCTGTCAAGCGCTCGCCGCGTTTGCGCCGGCCGTGACGCCACGGCGCGGCGGAGGGCGTCGCCGCCGATCGATCGGGCGGGCGATTTGGACAAAGGCGGCCGCTTGGGCCGCATCGGGCATGGTGGGCCAAAATGGGCGGCGAAGCGAAGGGGCTTGTGCGGCGCGGCGAGGAGAGTTCGCTGGCCGGGTTGGAGGAGTCGGGCGTTCCGGCGGGCGTAGAGGGCCAACTGATGGAGGTCAAGCCTGGGCTGCGGGTGGCGGCGGTGGATTGCCGTCCCCAGGATGACCTGCGCATCGAGTTTGAGACCGGCGAGGCCCCGCTGGAGTTTTCCTATTATCTCGCCGGCCGGGCGCGCTACCTGATCGACCATGAGCGCGGCGAGCACGCCTTTGTCAGCGAGGCCGGGCTCAACACCGTGGCGGCCTTCCCACGGTCGCGTGCGGTCATGGAGATCCCGGCGGGGGTCAACGCCCGCATGGTGGCCATTCACATCGAGGCCCATGTCATTGCCGACCATCTGGCCGAACGCCCCAACGCCGTCGTTCCCGAGTTGGCCCACGCCGCGGAAAACGGCGTGTTTCCCTATTGCTTTCGGCCGTCGACGATGCCGCCGTCCATGGCGATCGTGGCCAACCAGATCCTGTCCTGCCCCTATCACGGCGCCGTCCGGCGGCTGTTTTATGAAAGCAAGACGCTGGAGCTGATGGCCCTGCAACTGAGCCAACTGCTGGCCAGCCATCGGCCGACGGCGCATGCGCCGCTGAATCGCCAGGAAAGCGGTCGCATCCAGGCGGCCCGCAACATTCTCCTCGACGACCTGCAAAATCCGCCATCCTTGTTTCAGTTGGCCGGCGCGGTGGGCATGACCCACACCAAGCTCAACAAGGGGTTCAGGGATGTTTTCGGCACGACGGTTTTCGACTATCTGCGGCGGCAGCGCCTGGAGCAAAGCAGGCTGATGATCGACGCCGACGAGATGAACATGGCCGAAATCGCCTACGCCACCGGCTTCAGCAGCCCCAGCCATTTCGCCAAGGCCTTTCTGGCCTATTTCGGCGTCCAGCCCAGCGCCTACCTCAAGGAGGCAAAGGGCCGCCGCGGCGTCCGCCCGCGCTGACCCACCTTCCCGCCGCCTGGCTTTTCGCCGCGCCGTTCAGCAAATGACAGCAATATTTCAGCGGGTGTTAGACCGGCGCGGGGCATGCCTTGTAAATTGCCGGCCATGTCACGGGCGGGGCCCCGCGCGGCGCGGAGAGCCCGCCGTTCACGGCGATATCAGCGAAAGGCAACGTCATGAAACACACGCCGGAGGTGGCCCTGAGCTACGGCCCCCTGCATCAACTGGCCATGGGCCCGCTCAAGGCGGCGCTGCTGAACTGCGCCATCAAGCTGAAGGTTTTCGACCTGCTGAGCCAGGCCCGCGCCGCCGGGGAGGTGGCGGCCGCGCTGGGCCTGCACCCCGAAAACACCAGGCGCTTCCTGGACGCGCTGACCACCATCGACCTGCTGCGCAAACAGGGCGCGACGTATTGCAACCAGCCCATTGCCCAGGCCTTTTTGGTTTCGGGCTCTCTCAGCTCCGTGGCCGCCCTTTTGCTGCAGACGCAGAACGCCGGGCTCAACCCCTTGGACAAGCTGGAGCGGCTGCTGACCCATGGCCCGGACGCGGATGGCCAAGTGATGGATTTCGCCGACGAAAAGATCTGGACCAAGGAAGTCCAGTCGTCGGCCGGTTGGGTTTTCGGCGGCGTCGGGCCGCTCGTGGCCGAAATGGTGGCCGGCCTGCCCGGCTTCGCCTCGTTTGAAAAGATGCTCGACATGGGCTGCGGCCACGGCGCGTTCACCCTCTACATACTGGAAAAAAACCCCAAGCTGCACGGCGTGCTGTTGGATCGGCCGGCCGTGCTGGCGGCGGCCGCCGCGTTCGTCGACGCCTACCAGGCCGGCGACCGGGTGAGCTATCGGCCTGGCGATTACCTGGCCGAGGGCATCGGCGAGGGTTATGACCTGGTTTTCGCCAGCGCCACCCTGAACTTCGCCATCGGCAACCTGCCAGCCCTGCTGGGCAAGGTGTTGGATGCGCTGAAGCCCGGCGGCTGGTTCGTCAGTTTCCAAGACGGCATGACCAACCAACAGACCAAGCCGGAGACCATGCTCGGGGCCGTCATCCCCTCCATGATGATGGGACACGACTATTGCTTCCCGCAGGGCATGATCGCCAAGGCCGCCATCGACGTCGGGTTCCAATCGACCCGTTCTCGCACCGTCGACACGCCCATCGGCGCGATGGATATCGACATGTGCCAAAAGGGCGACCGCGGTTGCCCGCCAGAAACAAAGGAGAGCTGAAGATGTCCATATCCTCCGTGCTCGGATCGGCTTTTGGGTTGTTGGCCATCATGGCCTCGGCGATCGCCTGGGCGGGCCCGGCCATGGCCCAGGAGGCCGCCATGGATCTGGAGCCCGTGGTGGTGACGGCCGAAAAGCGCCAAACCACCCTGCAAGACGTCCCCGCCAGCATCTCGGTCTTCTCGGAGGCCGACATCAAGGACGCCAGGATTCAGACCATCCAGGATTTATCGCGATTGACGCCCAACATGTACATCGCCAACTGGGGCATCCGGGGCACATCCTACGTGTTCGTGCGCGGCGTTGGCTCCATCAACAACGAGCCGGCCATCGGCTACTACGTCGACGACGTGGGCTACATGGACGCCCGCGCCTTTGACGCCAACCTGTTCGACATCGAGCGCATCGAGGTCTTGCGCGGCCCCCAGGGCGCCCTTTACGGCCGCAACTCGCTGGCCGGCGTCATCAACATCATCACCAAAAAGCCCGACAACCAAACCCGCGCGGGCGCCGAGCTGACCGCCGGCAATTACAACAACTATCAGGCCGGCGCGCACGTGGCCGCGCCCCTGGTCGAGGACAAGCTCTTTTTGCGGATGGCGGGGTATTTCGAGACCAGGGACGGATATACCGAAAACGACTTCCTCGACCAGGACGTGGACCACCACCAGTCCTTCAACGGTCGGGCCCAGATGCGCTGGACGCCCAGCGACAAGCTCGACATATCGGCCAACATCGAAGGAGAGAGCGTCGACGACGGCGCCTTCCCCCTGGGCCGCCTGGCGGATTTGCAACGCAACCCCCACCACGTGGCCTACGACCACGAGGGCAAATACAAGCGCGACGCCTTCGGGCCTTCCCTGCGTGTGGTCTACGACGCGCCGTGGTTCCAACTGACCTCCATCACGGCCTACCGCGACTTTGACGACTCGGCCGCCAACGACCAGGATTTCACCATCTATCCCCTGATCACCGCCTATGAAGACATCGCCGACCGCCAGTTCACCCAAGAGCTGCGTTTCGCCTCGCCCGAATCCGACAGCGCCTTGAAGTGGCTGGTGGGCCTCTACGGCTTCAACAAGGACAAAACGCACCACCTGAACCTGAACTTCGCCCCGGACCTTTTGCTGCCGGGCATGTCGGTGGACCGCGACACCGACTCCGATTTGACCACCAACGGCATGGCCGTCTTCGGCCAGACCACCTACACCCTGTTCAAGAAGCTCGACCTGACCGTGGGGCTGCGCTACGACTACGAAAACAACGATATCCACCACGTCTTGTCCATGAGTTCCGGCGAGATGAACCTGGGCTCCAACAAGGTGGACGCCTCGGAAAACAACGGCGCGTGGCTCCCCAAATTCCAGGTGGCCTACCACTGGACGCCGCGCTTGATGACCTACGCCGGCGTGGCCAGGGGCTACAGGTCCGGGGGCTTCAACACCGCCTACGCCGATGAATCGGACATTCGTTTCGACCCCGAATACAGTTGGAACTATGAAGTGGGCCTGAAGACGGCTTGGTTCGAAAATCGGCTCATCGTCAACGCCGCCCTGTTCTACATCGACCTGCAAGACCAGCAGGTGGTGCAACTGCTGCCCTCGGCCGACACCGCCATCCGCAACGCCGGTCAATCGCGCAGCATGGGCATGGAGCTGGAGCTCAGGGCCCTGCTTTGCCAGGGCCTGACCCTGGACGCCGGTTTCGGCTACACCGACGCCGAATACACCGACTACCGCGATCCCTTGGCCGGAGCCGACTACTCCGGCAACAAGGCCGTCCTGGCCCCGGAATACACCTACAACCTGGCCCTGGAATATCGGCGGGGGATCAGCGCGGCGTGGGACGCCTTCCTGCGCGCCGAGCTAAACGGCGTCGGGCCCTTTTATTGGAACGACGCCAACACCCTCAAGCAGGATCCCTACCAGTTGGTCAACCTGAGCCTGGGGTTCGAGAGGGAGGCCTTCGACCTGGTGTTGTGGGCCAGAAACCTCTTTGACGAAAACTACGAGGCCGTGGCCTTCGAGTTTCCCGGCTCCGACCCCGTCGGTCAATCGGGCGACCCGCTCACCTTCGGGGCGACGGTGCGCGTGCGTTTCTGACGGCCCAGGCGTCCCTTGACGCGCATGAACGGCCCGGTCGACGCCCCTGGTCGGCCGGGCCCCATGTTTCGGTATGACTGGCGCCGGCAACCGTTGCCCCGGTGGCGCGCAAGGCGTGATGATGCTAAATAGCATTTAATATCAAAAAGATATTCGCGCCAAATTCCGGCAAGCCCCTTGCAAGGCCGCCCCACCAGACTCTTTGGTGGGCGAGGGGGGCATGGGCAAGGCGGCGGTCGTTTGTTTCGCGGCGATGTTGTCTAGTTATGGCTGCGCGGTCAGCGCGCCGCGTTCCGGCCGCGAGGCCGGGCCATTTTTGCGTGGTGGCGAGGCCGCCCAGGCGGCCCAATGGCTGCCGCTGGCCGTGGTCATTTTCGTGGCGGGCGTGGCCTTGGGCGTGGCGCTGGTGGTATGGGTCAGGCGTTGGCGACTGCGCCGCGCCCTACGGGCCGGCCAGGGCCGCGCGCCGGCCGGCGAACTGCAAAATCTGCAATTGTCACTGATGCTGTTGGAAAAGGCGGCTCAAGGCATCCGTTCGCGGCCCGCCGAAAAGGATCGCGCCGCCGCCGCGCCGCCGCGCCTGAAAATCCTCTAGGGTTGTCCGGCGTGGCTCAGGCGAACAGCGCCGCCGCCGCGTCGGCCATGGCCAAGCCGGCCGGCGTGGGCCGCAGCCGCTTGCCGTGCGCGGTGGCCCAACCGCGTTTGACCACTTCGGCCAGGGCTGGGCCGTAGCGGCCAGTCGGGTCCGCGCCCAGGAGCCGCGCCACCGCCGCCAGGTCCACGCCTTCCACGGTGCGCAGGCCCAGCATGAACAGCTCCAGGGCGCGCTGTTGGGCCGTCAGGGCCTCCTCGAAGGCCAGGGGCTGGCGGCCGGCGGCCACCTCGGATACGTAGCGGCCCACGTCGGCGTGAAAAGCGAAGCGCCGACCAGCCAGATGGCCGTGGGCCCCCGGCCCCAGGGCCAGGTAGTCGTGGCCGCGCCAGGTGTCCTGGTTGTGGCGGCATTGGCGGCCGGGCCGGGCGAAATTGCTGACTTCGTAACGTTGCAACGGCGTGGCGGCGAGGCGTTTCAGTAGCGCGTGCTCCATGGCGGCCAGCGCATCGTCGTCGGGCAGTGGCGGTCGGCCCTTGACGTAGCGTCGGCCAAAGGGCGTTTGCGGACCCAGGGTCAGTTCGTAGAGCGAAAGGTGATCGGTCTCCAGGGCGATGGCCGCTTCCACGTCGGCCACGGCCAGGGCCGCGTCCTGGCCGGGCAGGCCATAGATCAGGTCGACGCTCAGGTTTTTCAGGCCGGCGCGGCGGGCCTGTTCCACGACGCGGATGGTTTGCTCCGGGCCGTGGCGGCGGCCCAGGGCCTGGAGCAGGGCCGGTTGAAAGCTTTGCGCGCCCAGGCTCAGGCGGTTGACGCCACAGGCGGCGATCAGGCGCAGCTTGGCCGGGCCGAGCGTGCCGGGGTTGGCCTCCAGGCTGATCTCGGGGTTGGCCTCCAGGCCGATCGTCCGTTCGACGGCCTCCAGCAGGCCGCCCAAAAAGCGAACCGGCCACATGCTGGGCGTGCCGCCGCCCACATAGACCGTGGCCAGGCGGCGGCCTTCGGCCATCTCCGCCACGGCCGGCAGATGATCCAGCATGGCCCTCGCCAGGGCTTGGGCCGCGGCCGCGTCGAAGGGTTGGGCGAAAAAGTCGCAGTAGGGACAGCGGCCGGGGCAAAAGGGCAGGTGAACATAGAGCCCCAGGCCGGCCGCCGGTTCAGGGGGCGCTGGGCGCATCGATTCGCGTCAGTTGGCGGGCGGTGATGGCGACGTTGGCCCGGCCGCCGTGGGCCATGACGATTTCGTAGCGGCCAGGCTGGAGGGCGATGGTCTGGCCGGTGTGGCCGCGGCCCAGATTTCGGCCTTCAGTGTCGTGGACGGCGTAGGGCCTTGGCTCGCGTCCGGGTTCGAAAAACACCAGCAAGCCGCCCACGGCCGGCAGCTCCAGGATGCGCTCGCCGCCGGGCGGAGTGGCGGCCTTGGCGCGCAGGGGCGGGATGACCTGGGCGATCACTTCGTAGTCGCCCGGCGGCAGGGGCAGGGGGCTCTGAGTGCGGCCGGCCCAGCGGCGGGGGGCCTGGGCCGGGCCGATGGCCGTCAGCGGAGCGCGCCAGGGGCCGTCGGGGCCGGGCAGGTTGACCCTCAGCCGCCCCCACGGGCCCAGGGTGAGGGTCATGGCCTGGCCGGCGGCCAGATCGGCTCGCCAACTGGTGGGCGGCTTGATCACCTGGATGATCATCTCGCCGGCCGCCGCCTGGATCGTGACCGGCAGGGCTTGGTTGGTGGCCAGCAGGCGGCCGCCGGGGGCCGAGGTGACGTTGACCAGCCAGGGCAGATCCTGGCCGTTTTCACCCTTGGCCTCGAGGGTCAGGCGGCCCGTGCCGCCGGCGCGGACGATGGTCTGGCCGCGGCTGGCCACGCGAGCGATCTGGGGCGGTTGGCCCGGGCCGATGGCCGAGTCCTTGGGCCAAACCAGGGCGTAGGAGCCGGGCGGCAGTTGGGCCGGGCGATTGGCCAGGGCCGGCCGGCCAAACTTTTCACCGCCGCCGGGGTGCATTATTTTATAGGTCAGCTCGATGGGGCGGTTGGCCGCGTCGTGGACGACGGCCAGCAGGCTGGCGGGGCTGAGGGCGGCCTGGGCGGCGCGGTGCAGCACCAGGCGGGCGCGGTTGGGCGCCTCCACCGCCAGCAGCTTGCCGCCGCCCAGCAGGGTGACGCGCATCAGGGCCGGGGCGAGCGCTTTGCCCGGCCCCATGGCCACGACATGGGTGAAAGGCCCGTCAGCGCCGGGTGGGTCGCCGGCCAAGATGGCTTGATCCAGCCCGCCGGCCTGGCCCGAGCAGATCAACACCACCGCTCCCGGCCGGCCGCCGGCGGCCCAGGCCAGGGCCCTCCGCATGGCCAGGGCCAGGTCGGGCCGGCCATGGGCCGGCGGCTTGACCAGCCGCGCGCGTTTCAGCGCTTGGGCCGTGGCCGGGGCGATCAACTGGGCGGCGTCATCGGGGCCGGCGGCCCAGACCGCGGCTTCGGCCGTCAGGGGCAACGCCGCCAATTCGCGGCCCAGGGCCTCGGTGGCCGCTTCCAGGCGGGTCTGGCCATGCCAGGGGCCGGCCATTTCCATCGAGGCCTCTAAAATGAAAGCCACGCGGGGTTTGGCCTCCGGCGCGTCTGCGGCCGTGGCCGCCGCCGGCCAGGCCAGCAGCAAAAGCGCCGTCAACAGCCATGGCGCGGAGTGGCGGAAGGGCTTTGGGAGGAACCGAAGCTGCAAAATCACCCCTTCCGCATCTGGGTTTAACGCCTTGCCTGGCATAACAATAATCACCTTTGACCGGCCTTGGCAACAACGGCTCGCTAAAAAAAGGCCTTGACGCGGGCCATAAGGGTGGTTAGCTTCCTATGCCCATGGACCTGGATAACGCCGCATTGAGCCGCGAGGAGCTGCTGGACTGGCTGGGCTTGCGCCTGATCCCCGGCGTGGGTGGGGTGACCTTTGCCCGGCTGCTGGACGCCTTTGGCCGGCCGGGCCGGGCCCTGGGCGCGCCGCTGGAGGCCTTGTCGGCCGTGCCGGGCCTGCGGCGGACGCTGGCCGAGGCCATCAGCCGCCGCGCCTGGAGCGAGGAGCCAAGCCTGCAACTGGAGCGCTTGGCCGAAGTGGGCGGCCGGGTGATCACCCTGGCCGACCCGGAATATCCGCCGCTTCTGGCCAACGCCTTCGCCCCGCCGCCGCTGTTGTTCGTTCGGGGCGACCTGGGGCCTTGCCGCGAGGGCGGGGTGGCCGTGGTCGGCTCGCGCAATATGACGACCTATGGCCAGCGCATGGCCGCCGAATTGGGCCGTGATTTGGCGAGGGCCGGCCTCAGCGTGATCTCCGGCCTGGCCAGGGGCGTCGACGGCCAGGCCCACCGGGCGGCGCTGGAGGCCGGCGGCCACACGGTGGGCGTGTTGGGCTGCGGGCTGGACGTGGCCTATCCGCCCGAACACGCCGGGCTCATCGAACGGATGGCCGGCCAGGGCGCGGTGGTCAGCGAGTTTCCCATGGGTTCGCCGCCGGCCCAGGCCAATTTTCCGGTGCGCAACCGCATCATCGCCGGGCTGAGCCGGGCGGTGGTGGTGGTCGAGGCGGGCCTGCGCAGCGGCGCGTTGATCACCGCCCGCCACGCCCTCGAGGAAAACCGCGAGGTCTTCGCCGTGCCCGGCCTGGCCGGCCTGGCCAGCAGCGCCGGCTGCAACGAGCTTTTGCGGCGCAACGCCGCCCAGCTTCTGGAATCGGCCCAGGACATCCTGGCCCCCGGGGCCCTGGGGCGGGCGCCATCGCCGGCCCGGCCCCGCGCCCTGCTGAGCCAGGACGACGGCCTGCTGCCCGAGGAACGCGCGCTCTTGGCCCTGGTCGGCCCCGAACCCACGCACGTCGACCAGTTGATCCGCCGTAGCGGACTGGACGCCCAAAGCGTGGCCCATCATTTGTTGAATCTGGAATTGGCCGAGCGGGTGCGACAGCTCGCCGGCAAAAGATACGAGTTGGCCTAGTAATGCCCAAGAACCTGCTTATCGTCGAATCGCCAGCCAAGGCGCGCACCATCGGCAAATACCTGGGCCCGGACTTCATCGTCAAGGCCTCGGTGGGTCACATCGTCGATCTGCCGCCCAGCGAGCTTGGCGTCGACCTGGAAAACGGCTTTCAGCCCCATTATCGGGTGATCAAGGGCAAGGACAAGGTCATCAAGGAGCTGCGCGCCGCCGCGGCCAAGGCCGGCGAGATATTTCTGGCCCCCGACCCCGACCGCGAGGGCGAGGCCATCGCCATGCACATCGCCCAGCAACTGGGCCGGCCCCTGGAAAGCTATCACCGCGTGCTCTTTCACGAGCTGACCAAAAGCGCCATCGCCAAGGCCGTGGCCGCGCCGGCCAAGATCGACGTCGATCGCTACAACAGCCAGCAGGCCCGCCGCGTGCTCGACCGCCTGGTGGGCTATCAAATCTCGCCGCTGTTGTGGGACAAGGTCAAGCGCGGGCTCAGCGCCGGGCGGGTGCAGTCGGTGAGCCTGCGCCTGGTGGTCGAGCGCGAACGGGCCATCCAGGCCTTCGAGCCCCAGGAGTATTGGACGGTCACGGCCATGCTCCAGGGCCAGCAACCGCCGCCCTTCGCCGCCCGCCTGGCCCGCCTGGCCGGCAAGAAGTTCGACCCGAAAAACGAAAAAGAGGCCATGGCCGGCGTGACGGCCATCCAAGGCCAGCGTTTC
Protein-coding regions in this window:
- the dprA gene encoding DNA-processing protein DprA → MPMDLDNAALSREELLDWLGLRLIPGVGGVTFARLLDAFGRPGRALGAPLEALSAVPGLRRTLAEAISRRAWSEEPSLQLERLAEVGGRVITLADPEYPPLLANAFAPPPLLFVRGDLGPCREGGVAVVGSRNMTTYGQRMAAELGRDLARAGLSVISGLARGVDGQAHRAALEAGGHTVGVLGCGLDVAYPPEHAGLIERMAGQGAVVSEFPMGSPPAQANFPVRNRIIAGLSRAVVVVEAGLRSGALITARHALEENREVFAVPGLAGLASSAGCNELLRRNAAQLLESAQDILAPGALGRAPSPARPRALLSQDDGLLPEERALLALVGPEPTHVDQLIRRSGLDAQSVAHHLLNLELAERVRQLAGKRYELA